The Ornithorhynchus anatinus isolate Pmale09 chromosome 11, mOrnAna1.pri.v4, whole genome shotgun sequence genomic interval gcatttggtaagtgcttactatctgccaggcactgtactaagtgctgggatggatacacacacattaggttggacacagtccctgccccacatggagctcacggtctcaacccccattttaccgatgaggtaactgaggcccagagaagtgaagggacttgcccaaactcacacagcaggcaagtggcagagccgggattagaacccatgaccttctgattcccgcgcccgtggtctatccattacaccatgctgcctctcatgatGGAAAAGCCGGCCGCTCCTAACTGGACTACGCTCAGCCGATGTTTCCACGGTGGTTacggcaagtcattcattcattcgtacttactgagtgctcactgtgtgcagagcactgtactaagtgcttgggagagtacagtacaactcagCATTCTGGGTGAAAAGGACGGCACCCTTCAACTACCGTGAGAACCTCAGTTATCTGAAGTTCCTCAGACCACCCTGGTCCCGATGCGCACGTGGCTAActctgaatgaatgaggtggtttAGAGGATGTGGCTACATTTAATGTATCAGCTGTAAATAAGAaaggacgggaaggatgatatTTGGGCATTTTACCCATCCTgagagtgaggagcagcatggcgtagcggaaagaacacgggcccaggagtcaaaaatcccaactccgtcacttgcctgctgtttgacctggggcaagtcacttcacttctctgggcctcagttatctcatcggtaaaatggggattaagacggtgagccccatgtgggacacagactgtccaacccagtcatcttgaatctactccactaCTTAgtgaacattcaatagtatttattgagcgcttactatgtgcagagcactgtactaagcgcttgggatgaacaagtcggcaacagatagagacagtccctgccgtttgacgggcttacagtctaatcggcgtcTGCAACACAGtcacctcgtaagtgcttaacaaatactattaaaaaaaaaaaaagaaagaaaagacccACACACTGGTGTCCATCCATATCATCCCAAGTGGCTACACCAGAGGAGTAGAGACCTTTGCCCAGTATACTCATTTTCTCCAGTGCCATTTAGCGGAGCACCTAATATTCCCAAGCTTTTTATATATCAGACAATTGTAagcccttgagagcagggatcaggcctaccaactcgtactgtactctcccaagcgcttagtgcagtgttctgtacacgataaaggctcagtaaataccatcgactgatggcACATCACCAGCCAGTCACAGGATGCACTCAGTCACACTTGCACCCGGGGAAAAAGTCCACGCCTGGCTAACCGGCACAAATGCTCCAGAAAAATCGATCTAGGAATGCCTCTTCTGGCTAACCCACCTCTGGATGGATGAGTTTTACAGACTTTAAATGAGAGGCCCATGAAAAATTCAGTGTGGATGAGGTCTATAACGTTTTACAAAAGGGCAGGCGTAAACTCCAATTAGGTTTTTCTAAATGGAATCCTGAATATTTCCCAGGCACAATGAAAAAAGGAGGTTCTCACAGATGCAACTGGATAAATATTTCAACATTGGGCTGGGGTTCTGATTATTACTAGAATTACTCAGACTGTAAAAGCAACCCACCACAGCATGTCTCTGAAGATTTTCTGGCGAAGAGAATGATCTCTGCATCATATGCCCCGAATTATACCCCGCTGACGTGTTCTCCATGTTCCTTTCATATCTGCAGGAAAAGCCAACGTTGTTATAGGAGGCGATGACCGCTGGGGCCCAAAACAATTCGCAGATTTcatgaagaagaaaaatgatttcgCGTTTAGCTCACACTGCTGAAAGACGATCAAACAATCCGGACGTCAATTACTACAGACGTCAATTACTCTGGGAGAGAGTCATTAGGTAACCCAGGGCAAACTTCTACCTCCGCTAAGCTGATTTCCTAACTCATCCTCCCCAGAGCCAGACGGTATTTGTGACCTAGCCACATTTAGACTGCAACCAACAAGAGGTTTGGGTAATTCACAATTGTAACAGCTGATGGCACCAAATTCTCTTCGGAAACACATTATCTCCATAAAAAAGAATCTGAGCCCTTCAAGGgacggggcctgcgtctcatTCCCACTAGGATACGTTTTCCTAGTGCAtcgtacagcgccctgcacacagtaagcacttagtaaatactattactataacaACTACGAGGTCAGCCCTTAAAAGCGTTTATTTCTGTGGGCAATACTGACAGACTTGGGGCTTCTTTAAATTACGCACCATCGTTCTAAAGCGTGGCCTTAACCCACACTTTAAGGAAAATGTATTCCAACTTCGGAGCATCACATCCCACCTAATTTACTATATTCGCTTCAGTATCTTTTGTTAGAATCTGAACACTggggtcttcctcctccttatccccCACCACTAGAAATGCTATACAGGTCTGTTGCTCCCCCTTATCTGCAACTGAATTTAGTGCCCGCCTCCCCCagatagatcgtaagctccttaccAACtatcgtcctctctcaagcgctcaggacagtgctctgaacccggtaagcgctccataaatatcactgatggactgactgaagcAGAGTCAACAACTTAACTGCCCTGGCATGGCTCCTGAGAGTCTAGATTAGTTCCTACCTGCTAGAAGGAGTGGGCATTGGTAAGTTAGATGGGCTCGTGTTACCATACTGGGAATACGGTGAACCGGTATCTTGTGAGACGTGACTGCTTCCTGAAGAAAGCAAGTGTGAAATTTAGTTTTTTCCCCGAGATGACCCAATTAAAAAAGCTAGATAGATTCTGTTACCACATGGACACCTCTGAAAGATCAGATATGCTTTGGCATTGTATAATTAGCTCTGGAGTTTCATCAGAGTGAATCACCAAGGCACGACATCAGGTTTACAAAACAAGGTATAAACTGCTAATACCCAGTGGTAAAGATGCAATCGAAACGCAACATTCTGAATCATCAAGCCAAACACAAGGGCAATTATATTAAAGTTTTTAACATCTCCAGTGATTTTAAACCATACGAGTAAAACAAAAATCATCTGAAGAGAGTTCTTCGCTTTCCCTCTTAGGGAGGAGGCAAAATATTCCACCACTTCAACAGATTCTAAGTATTTCTGGTGATATCTCAGGCAGGGAAATGGAATTTTCACGTTGCTACCTAAATTTTCATACACGCTTACACTTTAAAGGCAGAAGATGCAGGCAAAATTCTTATAGGCGGGTCTGAATATCAGCAACACATTACTCTGGGATTGCAACACAAGCAAGCAAGTTATAAAGAAAAGCTAAAATGATGGAAAAAAGCTTTCCTCAAGCATCTCATTACCGAAAAAGGATGAAAGTGAGGAGTTGCAAATACCATAACTCTCGGGTATtctcttactttcccaagcactttatacagaaccccgcacataataagcactcaaataccagaaGCTACGCCTTTTGCTCTTCCCTGAAACCTAAGTTTTGGTCATGTCGCTAAATTCCTCGTGGaccaggatcacatctaccaactctatagtatttactctcccaagcgcttagtacagtgcacacggcaagcactcaataattactactgactgattgatcactatATGAAATTTACTGAAAGAGGAGATTCAAAGCAATAAATAACTTGGCAATGTGACACTGTCAATCAGCCACTGTTTTCAGCTGCCAACAACAGATTAGGCCGAAGAAACAAAAGTATTTTAGTTTGCCTAATACAAAGACGTTATTAGATACATGGATACCTGATCTGAATTGAATTTTGATGGGCCTTCCAAAAAGTTTGATTCCATTAAGTAGATTCATTCCGTAAGGAACAGATTCTTCATGTTTGAAATTCACAAATGCAAATTGCTTTGGTTTACCATCCTTATCCTTAGGAATTTTAACATTAATTACGGGACCTGCCTGCAAATCAAAGACAAAAAGGGTTAAATTAAAAGAAAGCAACTGAAAATAAAAAGGTGATCCTCTTTCAAGGAATACAAGGTGAATTGAACTAAAAAATGCCTCAGAAAAGCAAAGCACACAGAAGGAAACCACAAAGAGCAGATCATTTTTTAACACAGAAATGTCCCCTGTACTGCTGAGGGGCGATCAATTTGATaccccggccccacggcccttatgtccacatccttatAATCTACTATTTTCCCGACCAGTGGGGACGTGTCTTGACCCCTAGACTGCTAGACTTTactaaatgataatagtaattatggtatttgttaggcgcttactatgtgccaaccactgttctaagtgccaagatagatacaaggtaatcaagtcggacacagtcccggtcccacatggggctcaaggtctcaatccccattttccagatgaggtaactgaggcccaaagaagctaagtgacttacctaaggtcacacagcagacaagtggcggagccatgattagaacccacgatctctgactcccaagcccgtgctcttgacactaggccttGTTGGGGGGttttaactcattgtgggcagggaacatttctaccagctctgttgtattgtgctctcctaagcgcttagttgtTTAAGCCCacgttaaataccattgattgactgagaaataACAATTGCTGCTCCAAGGAGTTTGGTCTGCTTGGGTGGCCTACCCTGCTCACTATATTCAGACAACTCTAAACGTATAAACATGTTTAGAGTCTGGGCCTGTGAATCcaaagatcaagggttctaatcccggctccgccacttatctgccgtgtgaccttgggcaagtcacttcacttcttggtgcctcaattccctcatctgtaaaatggggattaagagtgtgagccctgggtccaacccgattattgtatctatcccagtgcttagaacagtgcctggcacagattaagcacttaaacaccataataattattatatatgtcCTGCTGCCATAATGAATAAGAAACCCTTGGActggtgggaggaggaaaaagagggggaacAATGGCAACAGCAGTCCAGGGAACTGTATTGGGCATTCCAGAAGCAACATGGTGGCtgctttataattataataaattgTGGCAGTTACTAGGTGCATTAAGCACTTCAGTAGATGCcctataatcagatcaaacacactcCCTTTCCATACGCAGCTGAAAGACTAAGAAGGCAGGGAAAGCaagtattttttccccatttttcaggtgtgaaaatttaggcacagagaggtaattGTGTCACCCAAGATTACTCAGGAGGACAGTGGCAcaccttggattagaactcaggtcttctgatttctaggacactatcatctgtaaaatggggatcaagtaccTCTTCTTCTTCCGTGGACTttaagcctcatgtgtgacagggaatgtgtttccttATACCTATCCCGGCTCTCAGCACAGTACCCTgcatatactaagtacttaactgccacaattaaaaataataacggaatttgttaagcccttactatgtgccaagcaatatactaatcattactactattacataaAGGTTAAGGAAGATGAATTATGTCCCACCAGATAAAGTtcaagacaaacaaaaacaaaacccaagtcATTCCAAGAAGGTTGcattgactcatctctgtcattaacAATGTTCATTAGCCTCTCACCCTTACAGACAGTTTCCATAACAACGCACAGTTGCAAATATATCGCTTTGCAGTACTACGCAATTATCGCTAACACTGCTGACAGTGTCATCACTCACGTTAACCTGATTGACACAAGGTTTAGCACGCAATCCTGGCCGAGCCAAATCACAATCGTGTTACGGTAGCCAAGTTTCATAACACTCTGTCCAAATCACACTCTAAAAACATCAAGCTGTGGGGTGAATGATTGGGAACTGGTGCTTGGGAACACGTATATATATGTTTACAATCTAACGCGGgagacaaatcaatcagtggcatttattgagtgcttcctacgtgcagagcatgtactaggcgcttgttatatgtacagtataacagagtcagtagatgtgttcactgcccacaacgagcttacagtctagagggggagacagacattaaattacagatatgcctgtaagtaatgtggggctgagggtgagtagAAGATGTAAATCCAAACAGACAACACATTTCAAACCTTTAATTTTGGCAAAAGTCTAGGGGCATTCTTGcagatacacatacatacacgtaTGTTTGTACTGTACATGCAATGATTGATTTTGGCTACTTTAATTGGAAAGATACTCCCACTACAGCATAAGCAACCCGAGGCCTGGGAAGTTGTCACTCTTCATTCTGGACCCTGcaaatgcctaataataataataacgataataataataatggcggcatttgttaagcacttactatgtgcaaagcactgttctaaacagcatggctcagtggaaagagcccgggcaggggagtcagaggtcatgtgttcaaatcccagctctgccacttctcagctgtgtgactttggacaagtcacttcacttctctgtgcctcagtgacctcatctgtataatggggatgaagactgtgagcctcatatgggacaacctgatgacccagtatctaccccaccgcttagaacagttctctgcacgtagtaagcgcttaacaaataccaacagtattattattacctaccccagcgcttagaacggtgctctgcacatagtaagcggttaacaaataccaacagtattattatctaccccagcgcttagaacagtgctttgcacgtagtaagcgcttaacaaataccaacagtattatctaccccagcgcttagaacagtgctctgcacgtagtaagcgcttaacaaataccaacattattatctaacccagcgtttagaagagtgctctgcacgtagtaagcgcttaacaaataccaacagtattattatctcccccagcgcttagaagagtgcactgcacgtagtaagcgcttaactaataccaacaatattatctaccccggcgcttagaacagtgctctgcacgtagtaagcgcttaacaaataccaacagtattattatctcccccagcgcttagaagagtgcactgcacgtagtaagcgcttaactaataccagcattatctaccccagcgcttagaacagtgctctgcacgtagtaagcgcttaacaaataccaacagtattattgcctaccccagcgcttggaacagtgctgtgcacgtaataggcgcttaacaaataccaacagtattattacctatcccagcgcttagaacagtgctgtgcacgtagtaagcgcttaacaaataccaacagtattattacctatcccagcgcttagaacagtgctgtgcacgtagtaatcgcttaacaaataccaacagtactattacctatcccagcgcttagaacagtgctgtgcacgtagtaagcgcttaacaaataccaacagtactattacctatcccagcgcttagaacagtgctctgcacgtagtaagcgcttaacaaataccaacagtagtattattatctaccccagcgctcagaatagtgctctgcacgtagtcagcgctcaacaaataccaccactaagccacgctgcaccccgctcagtacataccacttcTGAAAGCCaaatgagaaaggaaaataaCGAATGAAAGAAACGCTCAGCGCCCACCAGTAACTAAAGGGCCAACAGCTTGACAAGGCCACGCCTGCCACTGCTCCCTTTCACCTCCGTTCAAATGGAAGGAGCAACGATGGCCAGCCGCGCATGCGCAGACGGGCAGGCCGCTAGGCCCGAAGCCTCAGGTCGCGTAGGACCGGAAAGAGGGTAACGGGAAGGATGGGACCGCCACCCCCGTACCTGGTGGAAGAGCTCGAACAACAGTTCCTCCGTCACCTTGGTGTCCAGGTTGCCCACGAAGAGGGTTCGGTCGGCCTCGGCCGCGGAAGCGCCCATCCTCACTCCcgccggcccggcggcggcggccctgaCCTCCCCACGCGGTGACGTCATCAACGTCCACCCAACTGCGCAGGCGCCGCTTGTGTCGcctgcctctccacccctcctcctcccccctccccttgcccgccTGCCTGCGCACGCGCAGTAGCCGAAGTTCGGGGAATTAACGGTTCAGGCCGGTCGGTTGGGTGgcggccttcattcattcaatagtatttattgagcgcttactctgtgcagggcgctggactaagcgcttggaatgggcaagtcggcaacagatagagacagtccctgtcctttgacgggcttacagtctaatcagactgtacgagaagcagcgtggctcagtggaaagagcacgggcttcggagtccgaggtcatgagttcgaatcccagctctgccacttgccagctgtgtgactgtgggcaagtcacttagcttctctgtgcctcagttgcctcatctggaaaatggggattaagactgtgagccccacgtgggacaacctcattcccctgtgtttaccccccgcttagaacagtgctctgcacatagtaagcgcttaacaaatacaaataccaacattattaccccagcgcttagaacggtgctcggcacatagtaagcgcttaacaaataccaacattattataattattaatcgagggagacggacagacaagaacaatggcaataaatagaatcgaggggatgaacatctcataaaaacggtGGCAACTAATGGCAGCCTTCTGCTTGGCTGACGAGGTGGCcctcttggaaaattcattcagtcattcaatagtatttattgagcgcttactatgtgcagagcactggactaagcgcttggaatgtacaaatcggtaactggaagcagcgtggctcagtggaaagagcctgggcttgggagtcagaggtcatgggttctaatcccagctctgccactcgtcagctgtgtgactgtgggcaagtcacttcacttctct includes:
- the RBM7 gene encoding RNA-binding protein 7 isoform X1, translated to MGASAAEADRTLFVGNLDTKVTEELLFELFHQAGPVINVKIPKDKDGKPKQFAFVNFKHEESVPYGMNLLNGIKLFGRPIKIQFRSGSSHVSQDTGSPYSQYGNTSPSNLPMPTPSSRYERNMENTSAGYNSGHMMQRSFSSPENLQRHAVMNNVFRSPGSQYGGKFGSQHPDHGGFSPPGPPHGHSYSSSSSSQRRQDSPLSHRKVRQNSHPYQSDRHHSREPRYGDHGPDHHYRGGREDFCYEDRVQDGWSHDYDNRRDNSRDGKWRPSRH